Proteins co-encoded in one Pirellulales bacterium genomic window:
- a CDS encoding MBL fold metallo-hydrolase produces MLVRRPVFPGVIEMNHQAGQRLGCNVYLIFDRNEWALIDVGYEESADEIIDLIRQLDFPLSNCKTLIATHADVDHIQALAKMKQAFKTTVTSHPNAAEPLAKGDKIKTFAEIEAQNIHLDMPPVKVDALVDEGDVIEIGDLKLEVWHTPGHTDSQLSFRMGNLLFSGDNIYRDGCVGAIDAHHGSDIPGFIESLQRIRASDVEWLLPSHGPIFRKDNVLLDRAIQRLEGYLHMADFGTCAIDWPLMDEWDRELEAGKLPGE; encoded by the coding sequence ATGTTAGTCAGGCGACCGGTATTTCCAGGCGTCATTGAGATGAATCACCAAGCCGGCCAGCGGCTGGGGTGCAACGTCTATTTGATTTTCGACCGCAATGAGTGGGCCCTTATCGACGTTGGTTACGAAGAGAGTGCCGACGAGATTATCGACTTGATTCGTCAACTCGACTTTCCGCTGTCGAACTGCAAGACGCTGATTGCCACGCACGCCGACGTCGATCATATCCAGGCGCTCGCGAAGATGAAGCAGGCATTCAAGACGACAGTCACGAGCCATCCGAACGCCGCCGAGCCACTGGCGAAAGGCGACAAAATTAAAACCTTTGCGGAAATCGAAGCGCAGAACATTCACCTCGATATGCCGCCGGTGAAAGTTGATGCGCTGGTCGATGAAGGAGACGTCATCGAAATTGGCGACCTGAAGCTCGAAGTCTGGCACACTCCAGGACATACCGACAGCCAGCTTTCATTCCGCATGGGCAATCTGCTATTCAGCGGCGACAATATCTACCGCGACGGCTGCGTCGGGGCGATCGACGCACATCACGGCAGCGACATTCCGGGATTTATCGAGTCGCTCCAGCGCATCCGTGCTAGCGATGTCGAATGGCTCCTTCCCAGCCACGGCCCAATTTTCCGCAAAGACAACGTCCTGCTGGATCGTGCGATTCAGCGCCTCGAAGGCTATCTGCACATGGCCGACTTCGGCACTTGCGCTATCGACTGGCCACTGATGGACGAGTGGGATCGAGAGCTTGAAGCAGGGAAGCTGCCTGGGGAATAA
- a CDS encoding sigma-54-dependent Fis family transcriptional regulator: protein MPPADLQPAPPIKGIIGSGRAMQEVYRLTRQVARSNASVLLLGETGTGKELIAKAIHQLSLRGSGPFVRVNCGALSESLLESELFGHVRGSFTGAIANRTGRFEAAHTGTIFLDEINSTTPKLQVKLLRVLQEREFERVGDTQTIRVDVRVIAASNRDLHELVDKEDFREDLYYRLNVVPIHLPPLRQRREDVSELVGHFLNLYNEDNERYVVHVEKKALEALQEYHWPGNVRELQNVIERAVVMATGDELTCDLLPPGVLGERQPRSARIRGADLETLTYELVQQGLTTAGPNEDSLYTKIVNRVERELIAQVMTSCDSVQTKAATKLGINRNTLHKKLKEYGLEEAGGE from the coding sequence ATGCCTCCTGCCGACCTGCAACCTGCTCCGCCGATTAAGGGCATCATCGGCTCGGGCCGCGCGATGCAAGAAGTCTATCGGCTGACGCGACAAGTGGCACGGTCCAATGCTTCGGTGCTGCTGCTGGGTGAGACGGGAACGGGGAAAGAACTCATCGCCAAGGCGATTCATCAGTTGAGTTTGCGCGGCAGCGGGCCGTTTGTGCGCGTGAACTGCGGGGCACTGAGCGAAAGCTTGCTCGAAAGCGAACTCTTTGGCCACGTCCGCGGCTCGTTTACCGGCGCCATCGCGAACCGTACCGGCCGGTTTGAAGCGGCGCACACCGGCACGATATTTCTCGACGAGATCAATTCGACGACGCCGAAGCTGCAAGTGAAGCTGCTGCGCGTGTTGCAGGAACGCGAATTCGAGCGCGTCGGCGATACACAGACGATTCGGGTCGATGTGCGGGTGATTGCTGCGAGCAACCGCGATTTGCATGAACTCGTTGACAAGGAAGATTTTCGCGAAGACTTGTACTATCGCCTGAATGTCGTGCCGATTCATTTGCCGCCGCTGCGACAGCGGCGCGAGGATGTGTCGGAACTGGTCGGGCACTTTCTCAATCTCTACAACGAAGACAACGAACGCTATGTCGTGCATGTTGAGAAGAAGGCGCTCGAAGCATTACAGGAATATCATTGGCCGGGAAATGTGCGTGAATTGCAAAACGTGATCGAGCGAGCCGTCGTGATGGCAACCGGGGATGAGCTGACGTGCGATCTCTTGCCGCCGGGCGTATTGGGCGAGCGGCAACCTCGCAGCGCGCGCATTCGCGGCGCGGACTTGGAGACGCTGACTTACGAATTAGTCCAACAGGGCCTGACGACCGCGGGGCCGAATGAAGATAGCCTCTATACGAAGATTGTGAACCGCGTGGAGCGCGAATTAATCGCTCAAGTCATGACTTCCTGCGACAGCGTGCAGACCAAAGCGGCAACGAAGCTGGGAATCAACCGCAACACGCTGCATAAGAAGCTCAAGGAGTATGGGTTGGAGGAGGCGGGGGGCGAATAA
- the argH gene encoding argininosuccinate lyase — MASKAWSGVFSEATDRRVEQFTESISFDQRLYAHDIFGSIAHAQMLAKVGLLSSEECRQIEQGLEAVRQEIEQDKFEFRTELEDIHLHIERALIERIGDVGRKLHTARSRNDQVSTDLRLWCRESIDKLNAGLVDVQRAFVGRCDADRDVILPGYTHLQRAQPVLAPHYWLAYCEKFERDRQRLADCRRRVNVLSLGAAALAGTSLPIDRHDVAKRLGFVNEQGEPQVAANSLDVSSDRDFVIELAFVLAMIAEHLSTWAEEWILWSTAEFNFIRLPQAFCTGSSIMPQKINPDVLELTRGKTARVIGNLQALLVLVKGLPLAYNRDLQEDKQRIFDSVDTVLACLEVAAPLVAEAELNRAVIAERLDRGHLDATTLMEELIRRGIPQRTAHEVVGKLVRKALDRGVRLADLTEAEFTEADARLDGSLRNILGVENAIARFVSDGSTAPQEVEKQIAVWKKRTRH; from the coding sequence GTGGCAAGCAAAGCGTGGTCGGGAGTTTTTAGCGAAGCGACGGATCGCCGTGTCGAACAGTTCACCGAAAGCATTAGCTTCGACCAACGGCTGTACGCGCACGATATATTCGGTTCAATCGCGCATGCCCAAATGTTAGCCAAAGTTGGGTTGCTATCTAGCGAAGAATGCCGACAGATTGAGCAGGGCCTGGAAGCAGTTCGCCAAGAGATTGAGCAGGATAAATTTGAGTTTCGCACGGAACTGGAAGACATTCACCTGCATATCGAGCGGGCACTCATTGAACGGATCGGCGACGTTGGGCGGAAGCTGCATACGGCGCGGAGCCGGAACGACCAGGTTTCGACCGACTTGCGGCTGTGGTGCCGCGAGTCGATCGACAAATTAAACGCAGGTCTTGTCGACGTGCAGCGGGCGTTTGTCGGAAGGTGCGATGCTGACAGAGATGTCATCTTGCCGGGATACACGCATTTGCAGCGTGCCCAACCGGTGCTGGCCCCGCATTATTGGTTGGCGTATTGCGAAAAATTCGAGCGCGACCGGCAGCGGTTGGCGGATTGTCGGCGGCGGGTGAATGTCTTGAGTCTCGGTGCGGCAGCCTTGGCTGGAACGAGCTTGCCGATTGACCGGCACGACGTGGCGAAGCGACTCGGTTTTGTGAACGAGCAAGGCGAACCGCAAGTGGCGGCCAATAGCTTGGACGTGTCGAGCGACCGCGACTTTGTCATCGAACTGGCGTTCGTGCTGGCGATGATCGCCGAGCATTTGAGCACCTGGGCCGAAGAGTGGATTTTATGGAGTACGGCGGAGTTCAATTTTATTAGGCTACCACAGGCGTTTTGCACGGGCAGCTCGATCATGCCGCAGAAGATCAACCCGGACGTACTTGAATTGACGCGCGGCAAGACGGCGCGAGTGATCGGTAATTTGCAGGCGCTGCTTGTGCTCGTGAAGGGCTTGCCGCTGGCGTACAACCGCGATTTGCAAGAAGACAAGCAGCGAATTTTTGATTCGGTCGATACGGTGCTGGCCTGTTTGGAAGTGGCTGCGCCGCTGGTGGCCGAGGCGGAGTTGAATCGTGCGGTCATCGCCGAGCGGCTCGACCGCGGACATCTCGACGCGACGACGTTGATGGAAGAACTGATTCGCCGCGGGATTCCACAGCGCACCGCGCATGAAGTGGTCGGTAAATTGGTTCGCAAGGCGCTCGACCGTGGGGTGCGGTTGGCGGACTTAACCGAGGCGGAGTTTACCGAAGCGGATGCGAGGCTCGATGGAAGCTTGCGAAATATACTTGGTGTGGAGAACGCGATAGCGCGATTTGTCAGTGATGGCTCGACCGCGCCACAGGAAGTGGAGAAACAGATCGCGGTATGGAAGAAACGAACAAGACATTGA
- a CDS encoding YgiQ family radical SAM protein, translating into MPLQNAKSPKSFSLPVIERSTPELIDRVGSLSVPRENHNPNHSPFRTPVSPFIPPLPTSRKEMDARGWPAPDIVFVTGDAYVDHPSFAMALLGRLLESEGFRVAILSQPDWHSCEPWKIFGRPRLFFAISAGNMDSMINHYTANRKVRNDDAYSPGGRIGCRPDRATLAYSQRAREAYQGVPIIAGGVEASLRRIAHYDYWSDKVRRSILMDAKCDLLVYGMGERPIVEIAHQLAAGKTVRDLRNIRGVAYRLGAKEAADFALSPNHQTPDAKRPDTLSLPSYEQVSGDDPAAKRAFCLLTKTAHSETNPRNARRLVQFHGSEAVVVNPGALPLTQSEMDRVYGLPFTRRPHPSYGKEKIPAFEVVRHSVQIMRGCFGGCTFCSITAHEGRTIQSRSQESILAEIQKMSQDPDFTGVVSDIGGPTANMYEMKCTRPEVEAVCRRLSCVHPSICKLLGADHGPLVQLMKKSRALPGVRKVLVASGIRMDLARRDSNYMRELAQHHVGGYLKVAPEHTDPEVLDFMKKPSNDDFEKFGREFERHSRAAGKKQYLVPYYIASHPGSDLDAMINLATFLKKNHYQPDQVQDFIPSPFDIAACMYHTGLDPFTMKPVHIAKHLRDRRLQRALLQFFKPENYFEVRQALEKAGRQDLIGEGCDCLIPSRPPKEAIHRRRRKVNEEMGEREGDHIRGKPLVPGYRPGRKTAKRQS; encoded by the coding sequence ATGCCGCTTCAAAACGCAAAATCGCCGAAGTCATTCTCGCTGCCGGTCATCGAGCGTTCCACGCCCGAACTGATCGACCGCGTCGGTTCCCTATCCGTACCGCGCGAAAACCACAATCCAAATCATTCTCCATTCCGCACTCCCGTTTCTCCATTCATTCCGCCGTTGCCGACGTCGCGAAAAGAAATGGACGCCCGTGGCTGGCCCGCCCCCGACATCGTCTTCGTCACCGGCGACGCCTACGTCGATCACCCCAGCTTTGCAATGGCGCTGCTCGGTCGTTTGCTCGAAAGCGAAGGCTTCCGCGTCGCCATCCTCAGCCAACCCGATTGGCATTCGTGCGAGCCGTGGAAGATTTTCGGCAGGCCGCGACTCTTCTTCGCCATCAGCGCGGGCAATATGGACTCGATGATTAATCATTACACCGCCAACCGCAAAGTGCGCAATGACGACGCCTACAGCCCAGGCGGACGGATTGGCTGCCGTCCCGATCGCGCAACGCTCGCCTACAGTCAACGCGCCCGCGAAGCCTATCAAGGCGTGCCAATCATTGCCGGAGGGGTCGAAGCGAGCCTGCGCCGGATTGCTCACTACGATTACTGGAGCGACAAAGTCCGCCGCTCGATCTTGATGGATGCCAAGTGCGACTTGCTGGTCTATGGCATGGGGGAGCGTCCCATCGTCGAAATCGCCCATCAGCTCGCCGCTGGCAAAACGGTGCGTGATCTACGAAACATCCGTGGCGTCGCCTATCGCCTTGGCGCCAAGGAAGCCGCCGATTTCGCCCTATCACCAAACCATCAGACACCCGATGCCAAGCGACCAGACACTCTTTCGCTTCCGTCCTACGAACAAGTCTCCGGCGACGATCCTGCCGCCAAGCGCGCCTTCTGCCTCCTCACGAAGACCGCTCACAGCGAAACCAACCCGCGCAATGCACGTCGGCTCGTTCAATTCCACGGATCAGAAGCCGTCGTCGTAAATCCTGGCGCGCTGCCGCTGACGCAATCTGAAATGGATCGCGTCTACGGCCTGCCATTTACACGCCGACCACACCCCAGCTACGGCAAAGAAAAAATCCCGGCATTCGAAGTCGTGAGACATTCTGTCCAAATCATGCGCGGCTGCTTTGGCGGTTGCACCTTCTGCAGCATTACCGCCCATGAAGGTCGGACCATCCAGAGCCGCAGTCAGGAGTCGATCCTCGCCGAAATCCAGAAAATGTCGCAAGATCCCGACTTTACTGGCGTTGTGAGCGACATTGGCGGCCCAACCGCCAACATGTACGAAATGAAATGCACTCGCCCCGAAGTCGAAGCCGTCTGCCGCCGCTTGAGCTGCGTCCATCCGTCGATCTGCAAGCTGCTCGGCGCCGACCACGGCCCGCTTGTGCAACTCATGAAAAAATCGCGCGCGTTGCCGGGCGTCCGCAAGGTTTTAGTCGCCTCCGGAATTCGCATGGACCTTGCGCGTCGCGACTCCAACTACATGCGCGAGCTTGCGCAGCACCACGTCGGAGGCTACCTGAAGGTCGCCCCCGAGCACACCGATCCCGAGGTGCTCGACTTCATGAAAAAGCCGTCGAACGACGACTTCGAAAAGTTTGGCCGCGAATTCGAGCGTCACTCAAGAGCCGCCGGCAAAAAGCAATATCTCGTCCCGTACTACATCGCCAGCCACCCCGGCAGCGATCTGGACGCGATGATCAATTTGGCCACATTTCTCAAGAAGAACCATTACCAACCCGACCAGGTCCAAGACTTCATCCCCAGCCCCTTCGATATCGCCGCCTGCATGTACCACACCGGCCTCGACCCGTTCACGATGAAGCCAGTCCACATCGCCAAACACCTCCGCGACCGCCGCCTCCAGCGCGCCCTGCTGCAGTTCTTCAAGCCCGAAAATTACTTCGAGGTCAGGCAGGCTCTGGAAAAAGCTGGCCGCCAAGACCTGATCGGCGAAGGCTGCGATTGCTTGATTCCGTCGCGGCCACCGAAAGAAGCCATCCATCGGCGTCGCCGCAAAGTGAACGAGGAAATGGGCGAGCGCGAGGGCGATCACATTCGCGGCAAACCCCTCGTCCCTGGTTATCGGCCGGGGCGAAAAACTGCGAAGAGGCAGTCATAG
- a CDS encoding Mrp/NBP35 family ATP-binding protein: MSQSTIDRAAILAALADFKDPETGRPVTQQDQVRDIAAAGDDVSLTLALTTHSAPLWQETKAELEQRLRDKFPQLQQLTVNLAVHSRPPQKLGTVGVPAKSVIAVGSGKGGVGKSTIAASVALGLAQSGCQVGLLDADIYGPSIPHLLGIHGQPEREGENKIKAFEHGGMKVISMGFFVPAGEAVVWRGPMLHGAITQLLRDTAWGELDYLIIDMPPGTGDIALTLSQLLPLTGAVVVCTPQDVALLDAVKAIAMFRKVNIPVLGLVENMSYFVCPDCGKQYDIFGHGGAKRRAEELAVPFLGEVPINISIRVHGDEGRTGANFDDALSAPFLKAICYRLAKNLAEQSRRQAPLPSLPTL, from the coding sequence ATGTCGCAAAGTACCATTGATCGTGCAGCCATCCTGGCAGCTTTGGCCGATTTCAAAGACCCCGAAACTGGTCGGCCAGTGACCCAGCAAGACCAGGTCCGCGACATTGCCGCCGCCGGGGACGATGTATCGCTAACCCTTGCCCTGACAACACATTCAGCGCCGCTCTGGCAGGAAACCAAGGCTGAATTAGAACAACGGCTCCGCGACAAGTTTCCTCAGCTTCAGCAGCTTACGGTCAATTTGGCCGTTCATTCACGTCCGCCGCAAAAGTTGGGCACTGTCGGCGTGCCGGCGAAGAGTGTGATCGCCGTCGGCTCGGGCAAAGGGGGCGTGGGGAAGAGTACCATTGCCGCCAGCGTTGCTCTTGGCCTCGCACAATCTGGCTGCCAAGTGGGCTTGCTCGACGCCGACATTTACGGCCCGAGCATTCCACATCTGCTGGGAATACACGGGCAGCCGGAACGTGAGGGTGAAAACAAGATCAAAGCGTTCGAACACGGCGGTATGAAGGTGATTTCGATGGGCTTCTTTGTGCCTGCTGGCGAAGCCGTGGTCTGGCGCGGACCTATGCTGCACGGTGCGATCACGCAGTTGCTGCGCGATACGGCATGGGGCGAACTCGATTATCTCATCATCGACATGCCGCCGGGCACAGGCGATATTGCTTTGACCTTGTCGCAACTACTGCCGCTGACTGGCGCAGTCGTCGTCTGCACACCGCAGGATGTGGCGCTGCTGGATGCCGTGAAAGCGATCGCGATGTTTCGCAAAGTGAACATCCCAGTGCTCGGCTTGGTCGAGAACATGAGCTATTTCGTTTGCCCCGATTGCGGCAAACAATACGACATCTTCGGCCACGGCGGCGCGAAGCGCCGGGCCGAAGAACTCGCCGTGCCGTTCTTGGGGGAAGTACCGATCAATATTTCGATTCGGGTTCACGGCGACGAAGGTCGCACTGGAGCAAACTTCGACGATGCACTCAGCGCACCGTTCTTAAAAGCGATTTGCTATCGACTGGCCAAGAATCTTGCCGAACAGTCTCGCCGCCAAGCGCCGCTGCCATCGTTGCCGACGTTGTAA
- a CDS encoding sigma 54-interacting transcriptional regulator — protein sequence MPSPRSAQEFLRLLHHVESPVYFVAENRQLAFVNRACANWLGVDPKEIVGRICRYRSGDADPLTAAADSICPPPEVFHGKRTFAELSIHDASGTNQRRHAEFIPLASDDGNIVGALVIVDLMDLPENAGDSLPAEATDADEAARLHQVVSKFRAAMVGRHRLERLAGKTPAMQRVRMQIELAASCNATVLVVGPAGSGKQHVASTIHYAQSPPIGSLAPISCAVLPGEVLLSTLSALSKKHATATDGPPATLLLAEVQMMPAEVQAEVAHWLAAGPRNIRIIATSKLPQSSLVDQGLLRRDLAMLLSTVVIELAPLSSRRDDIPLVAQILLEDCNADSESKQLRGFSTEAMDKLVAYDWPGEIDELAGIVREAFAAAEGCEIIAADLPKILRLAAEAARFPRNPVEPIDLERSLARIETDYIERAMKQAKGNKTQAAKLLGLTRPRLYRRMVQLGLAQASDAAEDESLK from the coding sequence ATGCCCAGTCCGCGATCTGCCCAGGAGTTCTTGCGTCTGCTGCATCACGTGGAGTCGCCGGTCTATTTCGTCGCCGAAAACCGGCAACTCGCGTTCGTCAATCGGGCCTGTGCGAATTGGCTTGGCGTCGATCCCAAGGAAATCGTGGGGCGGATATGCCGTTATCGGTCGGGAGATGCCGATCCGTTGACAGCCGCAGCCGACTCAATTTGTCCGCCGCCGGAGGTGTTTCATGGGAAGCGAACGTTCGCGGAGCTATCAATTCACGACGCATCCGGGACCAACCAACGGCGACACGCAGAATTCATTCCACTGGCGAGCGACGATGGTAACATTGTCGGTGCGCTGGTGATTGTTGATCTCATGGATCTGCCTGAAAACGCTGGCGATAGCTTGCCCGCGGAGGCAACGGACGCCGACGAGGCGGCGCGGCTGCATCAGGTCGTCAGCAAGTTTCGTGCGGCGATGGTCGGGCGACATCGGCTGGAACGACTGGCGGGAAAGACGCCGGCGATGCAACGAGTGCGGATGCAAATCGAATTGGCGGCTAGCTGCAATGCGACCGTGCTCGTCGTCGGTCCTGCTGGGAGCGGCAAACAGCATGTCGCCAGCACGATCCATTACGCCCAATCCCCGCCGATTGGAAGTCTCGCACCGATATCATGTGCCGTACTACCGGGCGAGGTACTGCTTTCGACCTTGAGCGCGCTCTCGAAAAAGCATGCCACCGCGACCGATGGGCCGCCGGCGACGCTTCTGCTGGCCGAGGTGCAAATGATGCCGGCCGAGGTGCAAGCGGAAGTGGCTCATTGGTTGGCGGCAGGACCGAGAAACATTCGGATCATCGCCACTTCGAAGCTGCCGCAGTCGTCGTTGGTCGATCAAGGATTGCTTCGTCGCGACCTGGCGATGCTCTTGAGCACGGTAGTGATCGAACTCGCCCCACTATCGTCGCGGCGCGACGATATTCCGCTCGTGGCACAAATATTGTTGGAAGACTGTAACGCAGATAGTGAGTCGAAGCAGCTGCGCGGCTTTTCCACCGAGGCGATGGACAAACTAGTGGCCTACGATTGGCCCGGTGAAATCGACGAGTTGGCCGGCATCGTGCGCGAGGCATTTGCCGCGGCCGAAGGCTGCGAAATCATCGCGGCCGATTTGCCAAAAATACTTCGCCTGGCTGCGGAAGCAGCCAGATTCCCACGCAATCCGGTCGAGCCGATCGATTTGGAGCGGTCTCTCGCCCGGATCGAAACCGATTACATCGAGCGAGCGATGAAGCAGGCGAAAGGCAACAAGACGCAAGCGGCCAAGCTGCTTGGCCTAACCCGGCCTCGGCTCTATCGCAGGATGGTGCAGCTCGGTTTGGCGCAAGCCTCGGATGCCGCGGAAGATGAAAGCTTGAAATAG